A genomic region of Tissierella sp. contains the following coding sequences:
- a CDS encoding glycerophosphodiester phosphodiesterase family protein, producing the protein MFLYIFIIMIILYLVAIMPKILNRPNTDLFMGRYYAHRGLHAEQHIAPENSMAAFSLAIEQGFGIEFDVQLAKDGVPVIFHDFNLKRVCGIDKNVNELTFDELRQLFLFESKERIPHLQELIDLTNGQVPLIVEIKSNGNAALTSSVVADALNDYTGVYCVESFNPFVVLWYKKNRPTIIRGQLSMNYLKNKPKQNKLLSFILQYLMTNFITKPNFIAYDYRYYNNCSLVLCRKLFNIVTVAYTIQSKEELEYHSKHFDLLIFENFLPNNINPND; encoded by the coding sequence ATGTTTTTATATATTTTTATAATTATGATCATTTTGTACCTTGTAGCTATTATGCCAAAGATATTGAATCGCCCTAATACAGATTTGTTTATGGGAAGATACTATGCTCATAGGGGGCTTCATGCTGAACAGCATATTGCCCCCGAGAATTCTATGGCTGCCTTTTCTTTGGCTATTGAGCAAGGATTTGGAATCGAATTTGATGTTCAACTGGCCAAGGATGGTGTTCCAGTTATATTTCATGACTTTAATTTAAAAAGGGTATGTGGTATAGATAAAAATGTTAATGAATTGACATTTGATGAATTGAGACAACTATTTCTCTTTGAGTCCAAAGAGAGAATTCCTCATTTGCAAGAATTAATTGATTTGACCAATGGACAGGTACCATTGATTGTGGAGATTAAAAGCAATGGTAATGCTGCTTTAACTTCTTCTGTCGTTGCTGATGCTTTAAATGATTATACTGGGGTCTATTGTGTAGAATCTTTTAATCCTTTCGTTGTTCTTTGGTACAAAAAAAATAGACCTACTATTATTAGAGGTCAGCTTTCTATGAATTACCTAAAGAATAAACCTAAGCAAAACAAATTGCTTTCTTTTATATTACAATATCTAATGACTAATTTTATTACAAAGCCTAATTTTATTGCATATGATTATAGATACTACAATAACTGCTCTTTGGTTTTATGTAGAAAACTATTCAATATTGTTACTGTAGCTTATACTATCCAATCAAAGGAGGAACTAGAATATCATTCCAAACACTTTGATTTACTTATATTTGAAAATTTCTTGCCAAATAATATAAATCCTAATGATTAA